The genomic region CCGGCGTGTTGTACCGGCCGGTACGGGAGAAAAAGCCGGCGACCCTGGTTCGCCAGGTGGAAGAGATGATTAAGAGCACCGGTCATGATGAGATTTCCCTCACCTCCCTCAGTACCGCGGACTATACCGGGGTGGCCCCGCTGGTGAAAAAACTGCTGGATATTTACGGCGAGCGGGGAGTCAACGTGTCTTTACCTTCTTTAAGGTTAGATGCCTTTTCCATTGACCTGGCCAAAGAAGTGCAAAAGGTGCGCAAAAGCGGCCTGACCTTTGCTCCGGAAGCAGGCACCCAGCGGCTTAGAGACGTCATCAATAAAAACGTCACCGAGCAAAACCTGGTGGATGCTGTGACCTCTGCCTTTCAAAACGGCTGGTCGTCAGTAAAACTGTATTTTATGATTGGTTTACCCACCGAGACCTACGAAGATCTGGACGGTATTGCCGAGATGGCCAGAAAAGTGGTGCAAATCGGCTACCAGTGCAAAGTGCCCCGCAACCGGTTGAAGGTAACGGTGAGCACTTCATCCTTTGTGCCCAAAGCCCATACCGCCTTTCAATGGGAACCCCAGGACACCCTGGAAGAACTGCGGGCCAAGCAAAAATACCTGAAAGAAAAACTGCGGGACCGGCACATTACCTACAACTGGCATGACCCGGAAACCAGCTTTATGGAAGCAGTTTTTGCCAAGGGTGATCGCCGTTTGGCCGCGGTGCTGGAAAAAGCCTGGTCCAAAGGTGTCCGTTTTGATGGCTGGTCCGAACATTTTCGCTACGATTTGTGGTTGCAGGCCTTTGCCGAAGCAGGTATTGACCCCAAATGGTACGCCTACAGAAGGATCAGCCACGATGAAGTACTGCCCTGGGACCATATTGAAGCCGGGGTGAGCAAACGCTTTTTAATCCGAGAACACCAACGGGCCATGAGCAGCCAGCCCACAGAAGACTGCCGGAGCGGTAGATGCACCGGCTGCGGCTTGTGCCCCAGCTTTGAAATTCGACCAAACATTCTGGGAGGTGCAGAGATTGACCCTATACAGGGTGAGATATTGTAAAGACGGTCCGGCCCGCTTTAGCTCCCACCTGGACATGGTGCGCCAGTTTGACCGGGCCGCCCGCAGGGCCGGATTGCCGGTGGCATTTTCCGAGGGATTTAACCCTCACCCCAAGTTTAGTTTTGCCGCCCCGCTGCCCGTGGGTGTGGCGGGTTTAGACGAATATATGGATATGGAATTAACCCAACATATCGATCCCGCTGAGCTGGCCATGCGGTTGGATGCCAATATGCAGGAGGGCTATCGGATTTTAGATGTAAAGGAGATCACGGGAAGAGGCTCCTCTTTAATGGCCCTGGTGTCCCGGGCGGCTTACCGGGCCACCGCCACTGTGCCCCCGGGTTATGGCGAACCGGAATTACAATCGGCCATTAAAGATATCCTGGATAGTAAAGAAATTTTTGTCACCAGAGAAATTAAAGGCAAAACCAAACAAGTGGATATTCGTTCAGGAATTTTTAGGTTAGATGGTGGTGTCAAGGGGCATATACTGGAAATAAACATGGAATTACTGATCGGCAGTACAGGGAATGTGCGACCCACCGAAGTATTAGAAGAAATGTACCGGAACGGTGGAATTCCTGTTGACCCGGAAGACTTTCGTATTCAACGGGTGTCCCTGTATGCCGAGGGCGCCACTGGCCCGGTCTCTCTGTGGGAGGTTTAAGGGGACAGTGTAGGAGAGGAATGTCTATATGTTAAAAGAGATTGTCATTAATGCCCGGGATGAGGAAACCAGGGTGGCGGTGCTGGAGGATAAGATACCGGTTGAGGTTTACATAGAAAGGTCCCCCAATCAAAGGTTGGTTGGTAATATTTTTAAGGGCCGGGTGGAAAATGTACTGCCGGGTATGCAGGCGGCCTTTGTGGATATAGGTCTGGAGAAGAACGCCTTCCTCTACGTGGAAGATGCTCAGCCTTCCCGCAACCCGGAAGCCGGCCAGAGTTCCACCCTTAATATTAATATAGGGGATATTTTAAAGCAGGGGCAAGAAATTATTGTCCAAATCGTTAAAGAACCCATCGGCACTAAAGGACCTCGGGTAACCACCCATATTACTCTGCCGGGTCGGTATTTGGTGCTGATGCCCACCGTAGACTACGTTGGCATTTCCCGCCGCATCGAATCCGAAAAGGAGCGGGAGCGCCTGAAGGAGTTGGCCGGCCGGGTCAAACCTGAAGGTATGGGTGTGATTGTCCGAACGGTGGCAGAAGGGGTTTGTGAAGAAGAATTTAATCAGGATATTGTCCTGTTAACCAAGCTGTGGCGTAAAATTCAAAGCCGGGCGGCCAACTGCTCGGCCCCCAATTTACTGCACCGGGATTTGGAATTGGTGCAGCGGATGTTAAGGGATGTATTTAGCGAAGACGTGGACCGCTTAACTCTGGATTCCCGCAGCGAATACGAAAAGGTGCTGGAGATCCTTGATATTATTGATCCCAAGCTGAAATTAAAAGTGTTCCTGGATGAGCGGGAAAATATCTTTGAAGATTACGGTATTTCGGTGGAACTTGAACGGGCCCTGAAAAGACGGGTGTGGCTAAAGTGCGGCGCTTACCTGGTCATTGACCAGGCCGAGGCCCTAACTGCCATTGACGTCAACACCGGCAAATTTGTGGGTAGCACCAATCTGGAGGATACGGTGCTGCGGACCAACCTGGAAGCGGCCGTGGAGATAGCCCGCCAGTTAAGGTTGAGGAACCTGGGCGGCATCATTATTATCGACTTCATTGACATGGTGGAGGAAGCACACCGTAACCAGGTGCTGGCCACCCTGGAAGAGGAAATTAAAAAGGATAAAACCAAGACCAACATTTTGGGTATTACTCAATTAGGCCTGGTGGAAATGACCCGCAAAAAGGTGCGCCCGTCCCTGGCCGAAGTGGTGCAAAAACCATGTCCTTATTGTGAGGGGCGGGGTAAAGTGCTTTCCGAAGAAACAGTCAGTATTCATATCAAGACCCAGATTTACCAGTTGGCCCGGCAGACGATGGCAGATACCATCCTGGTGGAAGCAAATCCGATGGTGGCGGCCCGGCTCATTGGGGCGGGGGGCGTAAATCTCCGGGAACTGGAACAAAAAACCGGCAAGAACCTTTATATCAGGGGCAATGCCACCCACCATCTGGAACAGGTAACCATTAAACCGCTGTCCGGCCAGGATGAAGTGATTTCCCAAACATTGCCCGTTAAGCCTGGCGAAATTATTGAGGTAAAGGTGGAAGAACCGCACATTTCCAATCCCCATGACGGTATCGCCCGGATGGATGGTTTCATTATTGACGTGGAAGGCGGCGGCTGTCTGGTGGGCGAGTGGGTTTCCGTGGAAGTGGTCAAGGTACACCGCACCTATGCCAAAGCCCGGCTGGTGTAAAACCTCTGATTGACAAATATAGCAGTTATGATAAAATATTGAGCTGTAGGTTTCTTTTTGTTTTACCACCGCTCAGAAGAGGTGATAAAACCGGGTTTGCCGGTACCTTCATGGCGAGTCCTGATGACGGGAGGTGTAGAGATGTACGCAGTTGTTGCAACCGGTGGCAAGCAGTATAAGGTTCAGGAAGGGGACACCCTTTACATCGAAAAGCTGAATGCTGAAGCAGGTCAAAAGGTTGAATTAACCGATGTTCTGCTGGTGGAAAAGGATGGCCAGGTAAAGGTTGGCACCCCTAAAGTTGAAGGTGCTAAAGTTATTCTGAACGTTGTACGTCATGGTAAAGGCCGGAAAATTATTGTTTTCAAATATAAGCCCAAGAAAAACTACCGCCGTAAAAAAGGCCATCGTCAGCCTTTTACCCAGGTGGTTGTGGAAAAGATTGAAGCTTAATTTTTAACTTTTTATCACCGATAGGAGGTGGGATTTTATGGCTCATAAGAAAGGGGTAGGTAGTTCACGGAACGGCCGGGATTCCGAAGCCAAACGACTGGGCGTCAAAGAAGGCGACGGTAAGTTTGTGACTGCCGGCAGCATCCTGGTAAGACAACGTGGCACCAAGATTTACCCGGGCCTGAATGTTGGCCGCGGCGGTGATGATACTCTGTTTGCTAAGGTTGATGGTATCGTTAAGTTTGAGCGGAAAGGCCGCGATAAAAAGCAAGTTAGCATTATCGTACCTGAGGTAGTTGCTCAGTAAAATATTAAACCAGCCTGTTGAACGCAGGTTGGTTTTTTTATATCACGGTCGGCAGGAAAATTAATCCATTTAGCGAATACCTTTGGCTAGATCATGGAAAGATCAGTCGAAAGGATGTAATTACTGTGGAAATAAAGGGATTATTGGAAGTTATCCAGGTGCAAAGGCACGATTTTTTAAACCATTTGCAAGTTATCTCCGGGTTACTGCAATTGAATAAAGCCGACCGGGTGAGGGACTACATCGGCCAGGTGTGCAGTGAATATGAACGGCTCAGCCGAATCACCCGCCTTAAATCAGATGAAGTCAAGGCCGTCCTCCTAATTGCTAACCTGGAAGCCGCCAAGGTCCAGGTGGAATTTGTTTATGATATACAAACCAACCTGGCCCACCTGGGTGTACCGGGTCAGGTGGTGGCCACCGCCCTGGACCGCTGCATTAAGCATGCCTTAAAATTTTTGGCGCCGCCGCAAATTACCGACCGCCGGATAAAATTAAGCATCGCCGAAGGGGAAAGAAAAACCACCATTAAGCTGGGCTTTCCCGGCGTACCCGCGGACATAGTGAAAGACGCCAACCAGCAAATGGCTCTGACCCAATACCTGGCCCCCTATGAGGGTACTGTGAAACTGGCAGTGACCGAAAAAGAAGCTGAAATATATATGATTTTTCCTAAAACAAGTGCTTAGTAAAGTAAAATGAGTAAATAATATAACTGGGTGATAATAAACTAAATGTTCTACGATCGTGCAAAAATCTATGTCAAGGGTGGCGATGGCGGTAACGGTTGTATCGCCATGCGCCGTGAAAAATATGTACCATTTGGCGGGCCCTGGGGAGGTGACGGCGGCCGGGGCGGTGATGTAATTTTCAAAGCCGACCAGGGCCTAAATACTTTAATTGATTTTCGGTATAAAAAACACTTTAAGGCGGATAAAGGCCAAAACGGCATGGGGAAAAACATGAATGGCGCCGCCGGGAAAGACCTGGTGGTAAGGGTACCAGCCGGCACAGTGGTACGGGAAGCCGAAACCGGTCGCGTGATTGCCGACCTGGTGGAAGATGGCCAGCAGGTGGTGGTGGCCAGGGGTGGCCGGGGTGGTCGGGGCAATGTCCACTTTGCTTCAGGCACCAACAAAGCTCCCCGCATTGCCGAAAAGGGTGAGCCCGGAGAAGAACGGTGGCTGGAACTGGAGTTAAAGCTGATTGCCGATGTGGGGCTGATTGGCTTCCCCAATGCCGGTAAGTCCACCTTTATCTCAATGGTTTCAGCAGCCAAACCCAAGATCGCGGATTACCCCTTTACCACCCTGGTACCTAACCTGGGCGTGGTTTCGGTGGGACTGGACCGTAGCTTTGTCCTGGCCGATATTCCGGGACTCATTGAAGGGGCGGCCCAGGGCATAGGTCTGGGTCATGAATTTTTACGTCACACCGAGCGTACCCGCTTGCTTATTCATATGGTGGATACCGCCGGCACCGAAGGCCGCGACCCGGTGGAGGATATTAAAATCATCAACCGCGAGCTGGAGCTGTACGACCCCAAGTTAGCGCAAAGGCCGCAAATCATAGCCGCCAACAAAATGGATATCCAACCCCAGGCCGAGGAAAACCTGGCCCGGATCAAGGCGGAATTCGGGGATAAATACGAGATTTACCCCATCTCTGCTGCCACCAACCGGGGATTGGATAAAATAATTATCAGAGCAGCGGATTTATTGGACCAAATTCCCAGGGAAGAACTGCATCCAGTGACGGAAGAAAAGGTTACCGTTTTTGAACCGGCCGAGCGGTTTAATGTCAAGCGGGATTATGACGGCAACTGGCGGGTTACCGGCAAGGAAATTGAACGTCACGTGGCTATGACTTATTTAGAGGAAGAGGAGTCCGTGGAGCGTTTACAACGCATCATGCGGCTGATGGGTTTGGAACAAGCGCTCATTGACGCCGGGGTAAAAGAGGGCGACATTGTCCGCATCGGGGATTGGGAATTTGAATGGACCGATTAAACTGCCCCAAAGCATTTCCTTGGCCCTGCCGGAAACCATAGCGGCCAAATTTGTGGAACGTAAGAACCGCTTTGTGGGGCTGGTGGAACTGGATGGCCAAATCCACGCCGCCCACGTGCCCAGTTCCGGGCGCATGCGGGAGTTACTGTTTCCCGGTAATACCGTTTATATAACCCCCATGCCGCCGGGCAAGCGTACCAGTCACCGCATCCTGTTAGCTGCATACGGTAAGACACTGGTTTCCGTGGATGCACTGCTGCCCAACCGGCTGATCTACCGGGCGGTGGCCAGTAACATTTTGGCACAATTTACCGGTTATGACGATATTATAAAGGAAGTAGGGTACGGCACAAGTAGGATCGACCTGTTCCTAAAGGGGGAGGCAGGTCGCTGCTTTATGGAGATAAAATCGGTTACCCTGGTGGATGAAGGAGTAGCCAAATTTCCGGATGCCCCCTCGGAGCGGGGTACCAGGCACCTGATCGAACTGGCCGGTGCAGTAACAGAGGGATTTAGAGCTGCCGTAATTTTCCTGGTGCAGCGGGACGATGCGGTATACTTTACTCCCAATCAGGTCACCGACCCCGCTTTCGCCCAGGCCCTGCGCCAGGCGGTAGCCGCCGGGGTAGAAGTTTATGCCCTGACATGCCAGGTAACCAGAGAAGCCGTCACCCTGTGGGGCCAAATACCTGTGCATTTATAAATTTAATTCCTGCAAGGAGTGGTTTTCACATGACAACGGATGTGAAGTACAATGAGTATGCCAAAGAACTGCTGGAGCAACTACCCAAAGGAGCTTTTTTAACCGTAAAGGCCGGGGATAAGCTGAACACCATGACCATCGGCTGGGGTGCCCCTGCCTTTATCTGGCAAAAGCCCATTTTCCTGGTGCTGGTAAGGTATTCCAGATATACATACCAGCTCTTGGAACAGGCCAGGGAATTTACCGTTAGCATCCCCATCAACAAAGATATGAAAAAGGCCCTGGCCTTCTGCGGCACCAAGTCCGGCCGGGAGGTTGATAAATTCAAGGAAGCCAACCTCACCGCCGAACCGGCCAAAGTGGTAAATACACCGATTATCGGTGAATGCGACCTGCATTATGAATGTAAGGTAGTCTACCAGCAGGCAATGGAACCTGCAATACTGGCTGACCATATTAAAACAAGCGCCTACCCCAAAGGGGATTACCATGTGATGTACTTTGGGGAGATTGTGGCTTGTTATAAGAAGGAGTAGGTTGTTAAATCCCTGGCATATACAACGCCGGGGATTTTTTAGTCTTAAAACCAATTTAATGGGTAAATCTAAAATTAATGGAATTATTTGACTAATAGAAAGGGAAATAATAGAAGCATGTGGAATAATAAATGTATATTTCCCGAAAACAAGGGGGTTAAGTTTGTTGATAAACAAGTTTAGATTAGCTAAATACGAAATTGATATTGCCGCGGGTGAGGAAGGCTGGGTCCTGCCACCCTACAAGGGCAGCACATTAAGGGGTGGGTTTGGTAATGCCTTTCAACGCATTGCCTGTGCCCAGCGCCATAACAAATGTATCGCTTGTTTGTTAAAGGCATCATGCCCATATGCCTACATTTTTGAAACCTTCCCCCCACCCGGGGCTAAAGCCCTGCGTAACTACGAAGCAATTCCCAGGCCATTTATTATAGAACCGCCATTAGAAACCAAAACCCACTATGCACCGGGAGAAAAATTAACCTTTAATTTAATTCTCATCGGAAAGACCATAGAGTTTTTGCCCTATTTTATTGTCAGTTTTAAGGAACTGGGTAAACTGGGCATCGGCAAAGGCCGTAAGCCCTTTGAACTGCAAGAAATCAGAGCCGTGCACCCGCTGAAAAATGAATGTGAAGTAATCTATACCGGTCCGGACTATCTGATTAAGCCAGTTAACCTGGAAATCATCGGGGAAGAAATATTAGCCCAGTCACCGGCTGCAGCTCGTCAAGTAAAACTAAACTTTCTCACCATGACCAGGCTGAAGTTCGCCGATGAATTTGTGGAAAGAATTGAGTTTCACATTTTAATCAGAAATTTACTAAGAAGAATTTCCTCCCTGGCTTATTTTCATCACGGCTGGGAAGTGGCAGCGGATTTTAACGGTCTAATTGAGCGGGCTGCTGATATTGAAATATTGTCTGACAAAACCAGATGGGTAGACTGGGAGCGGTATTCCTCCCGGCAGGATAACAAAATTAACCTGGGCGGTGTGGTAGGAGAAGTGACTTACCAGGGTGATTTGACGGAATTTATGCCGCTGTTGCTGCTGGGGCAGTTCACTCATGTGGGCAAGGCGGCGGTGTTTGGAATGGGGGGGTATGAAGTTAGGATTAATTAGGTTACTATTAGTCCCCTTGTAATCGGGAATTTTTAATAACCAATCCTTTATAAAGTTTCAATCCCCTTATTGGTTGGATATAATTACCTGTATATATTTTATTATAAAGGAGTAAAGGAGGTGAAACCATGCGCCATGAGACCGTTAAGTACACCGGCGAGCCATTTGTAGACGCCGGGGTAGCCGTAATGGAACATCATTTGGGTAAGCCTTGTGAGGATTTTAAACCAGAGGACTTGGAGAAAGCGGCAAAATGGTTGATCAAAATCTATGAAAGAAAAAGTTTAAAGGGATACCTTACCATTCATTTTCCTAACTCAGGTTGGTGTAACGCTACCATATCCAAAGAAAAGAAGGCAGAGTACATCAATAAAGTATTACAGGCCTACAATTTTGAACCGATTTCAGGCCGGGAATGTGTTTATTGTCACCGTCCTGCTCAGTTTCTTGCCGACAGGCAACATATCCCCATGCTAACGGGAGCCAGTACAATTATAACTTCTCCAGGTGGGGTACCAGGGTTGCCGGTATGTGGCTACTGCCTGATGGCCATTCAGTTTTATCCCCTGGCAACCCTGAAATGCCAGGGAAAACCACTGTTTTGGTGGACACCAGAACCGGATTTAAATTATTCACTTACCGGCGAGTATTTTCGGGAGATAGAAAAGCTAATTGATGGTGGGAGTGATAAATTTCCGAACCTAAGTTGGCCTAAAACAATTTTAATAGACACTGCCCAAAAAGTTTTAGCTAGCTATGGTGACGATAAACCGCTGGCTGATTGTATTGGTTTACACGTGACAAATTATGGGGCAGGCCCTGATTATCACCAGTACCGCCTACCGAA from Desulfotomaculum nigrificans DSM 574 harbors:
- a CDS encoding TIGR03960 family B12-binding radical SAM protein; protein product: MQKLDKILARVQKPGRYVGGEWNAVKKDWDQVDVKMAFAFPDVYEVGMSHLGLQILYHVVNSRKDALLERVFAPWTDMEEEMRKEKILLFSLESQRPLVDFDIIGFTLQYEMSFSNILNMLDLAGLPVRAKHRDASMPLVIAGGPCAFNPEPLADFIDLFVIGEGEEIIHELLDTFKELRQQGVDRAAMLYQMAQSIPGVYVPSLYEVKYNQDGTVAGVQPTKEGVPAKIRKRVIRDFDNVPFPTNPIVPSMGVVHDRAMVEVLRGCTRGCRFCQAGVLYRPVREKKPATLVRQVEEMIKSTGHDEISLTSLSTADYTGVAPLVKKLLDIYGERGVNVSLPSLRLDAFSIDLAKEVQKVRKSGLTFAPEAGTQRLRDVINKNVTEQNLVDAVTSAFQNGWSSVKLYFMIGLPTETYEDLDGIAEMARKVVQIGYQCKVPRNRLKVTVSTSSFVPKAHTAFQWEPQDTLEELRAKQKYLKEKLRDRHITYNWHDPETSFMEAVFAKGDRRLAAVLEKAWSKGVRFDGWSEHFRYDLWLQAFAEAGIDPKWYAYRRISHDEVLPWDHIEAGVSKRFLIREHQRAMSSQPTEDCRSGRCTGCGLCPSFEIRPNILGGAEIDPIQGEIL
- a CDS encoding TIGR03936 family radical SAM-associated protein, with product MQRLTLYRVRYCKDGPARFSSHLDMVRQFDRAARRAGLPVAFSEGFNPHPKFSFAAPLPVGVAGLDEYMDMELTQHIDPAELAMRLDANMQEGYRILDVKEITGRGSSLMALVSRAAYRATATVPPGYGEPELQSAIKDILDSKEIFVTREIKGKTKQVDIRSGIFRLDGGVKGHILEINMELLIGSTGNVRPTEVLEEMYRNGGIPVDPEDFRIQRVSLYAEGATGPVSLWEV
- a CDS encoding Rne/Rng family ribonuclease — encoded protein: MLKEIVINARDEETRVAVLEDKIPVEVYIERSPNQRLVGNIFKGRVENVLPGMQAAFVDIGLEKNAFLYVEDAQPSRNPEAGQSSTLNINIGDILKQGQEIIVQIVKEPIGTKGPRVTTHITLPGRYLVLMPTVDYVGISRRIESEKERERLKELAGRVKPEGMGVIVRTVAEGVCEEEFNQDIVLLTKLWRKIQSRAANCSAPNLLHRDLELVQRMLRDVFSEDVDRLTLDSRSEYEKVLEILDIIDPKLKLKVFLDERENIFEDYGISVELERALKRRVWLKCGAYLVIDQAEALTAIDVNTGKFVGSTNLEDTVLRTNLEAAVEIARQLRLRNLGGIIIIDFIDMVEEAHRNQVLATLEEEIKKDKTKTNILGITQLGLVEMTRKKVRPSLAEVVQKPCPYCEGRGKVLSEETVSIHIKTQIYQLARQTMADTILVEANPMVAARLIGAGGVNLRELEQKTGKNLYIRGNATHHLEQVTIKPLSGQDEVISQTLPVKPGEIIEVKVEEPHISNPHDGIARMDGFIIDVEGGGCLVGEWVSVEVVKVHRTYAKARLV
- the rplU gene encoding 50S ribosomal protein L21, with amino-acid sequence MYAVVATGGKQYKVQEGDTLYIEKLNAEAGQKVELTDVLLVEKDGQVKVGTPKVEGAKVILNVVRHGKGRKIIVFKYKPKKNYRRKKGHRQPFTQVVVEKIEA
- the rpmA gene encoding 50S ribosomal protein L27 produces the protein MAHKKGVGSSRNGRDSEAKRLGVKEGDGKFVTAGSILVRQRGTKIYPGLNVGRGGDDTLFAKVDGIVKFERKGRDKKQVSIIVPEVVAQ
- a CDS encoding Spo0B domain-containing protein, whose translation is MEIKGLLEVIQVQRHDFLNHLQVISGLLQLNKADRVRDYIGQVCSEYERLSRITRLKSDEVKAVLLIANLEAAKVQVEFVYDIQTNLAHLGVPGQVVATALDRCIKHALKFLAPPQITDRRIKLSIAEGERKTTIKLGFPGVPADIVKDANQQMALTQYLAPYEGTVKLAVTEKEAEIYMIFPKTSA
- the obgE gene encoding GTPase ObgE gives rise to the protein MFYDRAKIYVKGGDGGNGCIAMRREKYVPFGGPWGGDGGRGGDVIFKADQGLNTLIDFRYKKHFKADKGQNGMGKNMNGAAGKDLVVRVPAGTVVREAETGRVIADLVEDGQQVVVARGGRGGRGNVHFASGTNKAPRIAEKGEPGEERWLELELKLIADVGLIGFPNAGKSTFISMVSAAKPKIADYPFTTLVPNLGVVSVGLDRSFVLADIPGLIEGAAQGIGLGHEFLRHTERTRLLIHMVDTAGTEGRDPVEDIKIINRELELYDPKLAQRPQIIAANKMDIQPQAEENLARIKAEFGDKYEIYPISAATNRGLDKIIIRAADLLDQIPREELHPVTEEKVTVFEPAERFNVKRDYDGNWRVTGKEIERHVAMTYLEEEESVERLQRIMRLMGLEQALIDAGVKEGDIVRIGDWEFEWTD
- the sfsA gene encoding DNA/RNA nuclease SfsA, whose protein sequence is MNGPIKLPQSISLALPETIAAKFVERKNRFVGLVELDGQIHAAHVPSSGRMRELLFPGNTVYITPMPPGKRTSHRILLAAYGKTLVSVDALLPNRLIYRAVASNILAQFTGYDDIIKEVGYGTSRIDLFLKGEAGRCFMEIKSVTLVDEGVAKFPDAPSERGTRHLIELAGAVTEGFRAAVIFLVQRDDAVYFTPNQVTDPAFAQALRQAVAAGVEVYALTCQVTREAVTLWGQIPVHL
- a CDS encoding flavin reductase family protein, whose protein sequence is MTTDVKYNEYAKELLEQLPKGAFLTVKAGDKLNTMTIGWGAPAFIWQKPIFLVLVRYSRYTYQLLEQAREFTVSIPINKDMKKALAFCGTKSGREVDKFKEANLTAEPAKVVNTPIIGECDLHYECKVVYQQAMEPAILADHIKTSAYPKGDYHVMYFGEIVACYKKE
- the cas6 gene encoding CRISPR system precrRNA processing endoribonuclease RAMP protein Cas6 — protein: MINKFRLAKYEIDIAAGEEGWVLPPYKGSTLRGGFGNAFQRIACAQRHNKCIACLLKASCPYAYIFETFPPPGAKALRNYEAIPRPFIIEPPLETKTHYAPGEKLTFNLILIGKTIEFLPYFIVSFKELGKLGIGKGRKPFELQEIRAVHPLKNECEVIYTGPDYLIKPVNLEIIGEEILAQSPAAARQVKLNFLTMTRLKFADEFVERIEFHILIRNLLRRISSLAYFHHGWEVAADFNGLIERAADIEILSDKTRWVDWERYSSRQDNKINLGGVVGEVTYQGDLTEFMPLLLLGQFTHVGKAAVFGMGGYEVRIN